One part of the Musa acuminata AAA Group cultivar baxijiao chromosome BXJ1-5, Cavendish_Baxijiao_AAA, whole genome shotgun sequence genome encodes these proteins:
- the LOC135673716 gene encoding C-terminal binding protein AN-like has protein sequence MHHGSAGRSPSERNRMAAELPLVVGLNCLEDASFEEEALAGTARVEHVGLSALADGRIESAAAVVLHSLSLVPGPAQRRLRPWQLVLCLGSADRAVDSALAADLGLRLVHVDASRAEEVADTVMALFLSLLRRTHLLSRDSSSSASAGWLGSIQPLCRGMRRCRGLVLGIIGRSASARCLATRSLAFKMSVLYFDLHHEGKEKSGRPVIPFPPAARRMDTLNDLLALSDLVSLHCSLSDATLHILNSERLQHIKPGAFIVNTGSTQLIDDCALKQLLIDGTIAGCALDGAEGPQWMEAWVREMPNVLILPRSADYSEEVWMEIREKAITILQSFFLDGIVPDYAVSDEDETINESAYEDEQAKKQEKEPQQVQDVDQLTGESHLTSGYMNQKVSHHLKESQVSGESKNTGSRTEGRHSGSGKKGKKRPARRRSQQNSDDSSAADSASGYTSGQDDDTAISGRDKISSSNSRFASSEDPRNKQMCIFEQISDLSSGKQVAVSTDDGELLKDGFVVALRAIDRPGYHVSRQRIPGGGWFLDTVSNISKRDPAAQFLVSFKSKDILGLQSFAAGGKLLQINRKMEFVFANHSFDVCGSWTLQGSVLEQCKLVNCKNPLAVLEVSIEILAAVAEDGISRWLD, from the exons atgcatcaCGGAAGCGCAGGGCGATCGCCGTCGGAACGGAATCGGATGGCGGCGGAGCTTCCCTTAGTGGTGGGCCTCAACTGCCTCGAGGACGCGTCGTTCGAGGAGGAGGCCCTCGCCGGCACAGCAAGGGTGGAGCACGTCGGCCTCTCCGCCCTCGCCGATGGCCGGATCGAgtccgccgccgccgtcgtcctCCACTCCCTTTCGCTCGTCCCCGGACCCGCCCAGCGCCGCCTCCGTCCGTGGCAGCTCGTCCTCTGCCTTGGCTCCGCCGACCGCGCCGTCGACTCCGCCCTCGCCGCCGACCTTGGCCTCCGCCTCGTCCACGTTGACGCCAGCCGGGCCGAAGAGGTCGCTGACACCGTCATGGCCCTCTTCCTCAGCCTCCTCCGCCGGACCCACCTCCTGTCCCGCGATTCCTCCTCTTCGGCTTCCGCCGGGTGGCTCGGATCGATCCAGCCGCTGTGCCGGGGCATGCGAAGGTGCCGTGGCCTCGTTCTCGGGATCATCGGGAGGTCGGCCTCGGCCCGTTGCCTGGCAACCAGGAGCCTCGCATTCAAGATGAGCGTGCTCTACTTCGATCTCCATCACGAG GGGAAAGAAAAATCAGGACGACCTGTTATTCCATTTCCTCCTGCTGCTCGACGAATGGACACCCTCAATGATTTACTGGCATTAAGCGATCTAGTTTCGCTTCACTGTTCACTGTCAGATGCTACCTTGCATATTCTTAATTCAGAACGGTTGCAACATATAAAGCCAG GGGCATTTATAGTGAATACAGGTAGCACTCAATTAATAGATGATTGTGCACTGAAGCAGCTCTTGATCGATGGTACTATAGCTGGTTGTGCATTGGATGGTGCTGAGGGGCCCCAATGGATGGAAGCATGG GTTAGGGAGATGCCAAATGTGTTAATTCTTCCTCGCAGTGCAGATTATAGTGAAGAAGTGTGGATGGAAATAAGAGAAAAAGCAATCACAATACTACAGTCTTTTTTCCTTGATGGAATTGTACCAGATTATGCTGTTTCTGATGAGGATGAAACAATAAATGAAAGTGCATATGAAGATGAGCAGGCGAAAAAGCAAGAAAAGGAGCCTCAGCAGGTTCAGGATGTCGACCAGCTGACAGGTGAAAGCCACTTAACTTCGGGATACATGAATCAAAAGGTTAGTCATCACTTGAAAGAATCTCAAGTTTCAGGTGAATCCAAAAATACTGGCTCTAGAACTGAAGGAAGGCACAGTGGATCAGGCAAAAAGGGTAAGAAGAGACCTGCTCGCCGTAGATCTCAGCAGAATTCAGATGATTCTTCAGCTGCAGATAGTGCTAGTGGTTATACCTCAGGTCAAGATGATGATACTGCAATAAGTGGAAGAGACAAAATATCAAGTTCCAATTCCAGGTTTGCTTCTTCTGAGGATCCTAGAAACAAACAAATGTGCATCTTCGAACAAATATCGGACTTGTCGTCAGGGAAGCAGGTGGCAGTAAGCACAGATGATGGTGAACTGCTGAAAGACGGTTTCGTTGTAGCCCTGCGGGCAATAGATCGTCCAGGATATCATGTGTCTAGGCAAAGAATTCCTGGAGGTGGTTGGTTCCTTGATACAGTGTCAAACATATCAAAAAGGGATCCTGCTGCACAATTCCTTGTTTCTTTTAAAAGCAAG GACATACTTGGACTGCAGTCTTTTGCTGCTGGTGGAAAACTCTTACAG ATCAATAGAAAAATGGAGTTTGTGTTTGCAAATCATAGTTTTGATGTGTGTGGCAGTTGGACACTGCAAGGATCTGTCTTGGAACAATGTAAATTAGTTAACTGCAAAAATCCGTTG GCTGTCTTGGAGGTAAGCATAGAAATCCTTGCAGCTGTGGCTGAAGATGGCATTAGTCGATGGCTCGATTAA
- the LOC135673714 gene encoding uncharacterized protein LOC135673714 isoform X2 produces MAVESHGEAAAKADASAASSPSVPKPVVTPEDEIRAVARKFSDQPVQNPDPGVWAVLTAISKNARQRPQGMNILLSGDEHCLGRCVEDTRFQISVIAVSANHCKIFRDRVAAADAKLDPTALVPVFLKDTSTNGTFLNWTKLRKQSPQARLQHGDIISFIAPPQNDNSYAFVYREVHRSSSLANGSALKRKSEEYDTDSKRLKGIGIGAPDGPISLDDVRSLQRSNTELRQQLESHVLTIEMLRGESRSLMARHENELKELKEMVSNSFLDQIKELQSVLDEKQKEIGSLNALSAELRSSVKDLNERLSAYMQSRVDADEIIQSQKATISEIEARLDEERNQRRGERQKAAADLNSALKKAQLEAQEEIKRQSEIHLRQHKEQQEVINKLEESEKESRLLVETLRSKLEDARESLVTSEKKVRQLEIQVKDEQVALINSRKKSEALESELEKLRKELESEKVAREEAWAKVSALELEIAAAIRDLSIEKQRFQGARERIILRETQLRAFYSTTEEISSLFAKQQEQLKAMQRTLEDEEHYENASIDMYLKEVSTGNNNAGGRYECNNSRASGAFTPKNSQAMSGSSADEEVSATEKHECSLGSQGGNTQDLECNSADRSVKGFGSDIDGVGTAVDPEGDPTDTEQVLGTESQAGDPALHKCSNLGGETMQIDDDPQVQEKVEPNGNHTGRPDGCSQQGLQDTETGTIRTADLLASEAAGSWAVSTAPSVNGENESPRSMGNADAAGEDIAAVATLPLCSDGFAVGSQSNVGPGITKLSKEYEAPNAMIHKAPLTRLDVRRLFECRPDLSDAETEGSNNSDADHDNGHSIHDVDSDTDGTGDDERIDDSVG; encoded by the exons GGAATGAATATTCTTTTGAGTGGGGATGAGCACTGCTTGGGCCGATGCGTAGAGGATACACGCTTCCAAATTAGTGTGATTGCCGTCAGTGCAAATCATTGCAAAATATTTAGGGACAGAGTAGCAGCTGCAGATGCCAAGCTTGATCCTACTGCCTTGGTGCCAGTTTTCTTGAAGGACACCAG TACGAATGGGACATTTCTCAACTGGACAAAGCTAAGAAAACAGTCTCCTCAAGCTAGACTTCAGCACGGGGATATAATATCATTCATTGCTCCTCCTCAAAATG ATAATTCCTATGCATTTGTATACAGAGAAGTGCATAGATCTTCATCTTTAGCAAATGGTTCGGCATTGAAAAGAAAATCAG AGGAGTATGATACTGATAGCAAGAGGCTTAAAGGTATTGGCATTGGTGCTCCTGATGGTCCTATTTCACTTGATGATGTCCGCAGCCTTCAGAGATCCAACACG GAGCTTAGGCAGCAATTGGAGTCACATGTTCTCACTATTGAAATGTTGCGTGGTGAAAGCCGGTCACTGATGGCTCGTCATGAAAAT GAGCTCAAAGAGCTGAAGGAAATGGTGTCAAATTCTTTCCTTGACCAAATTAAGGAGCTACAGAGTGTGTTAGATGAGAAGCAGAAAGAAATAGGTTCTCTTAATGCATTATCTGCTGAATTACGAAGCTCAGTGAAGGATCTTAACGAAAGACTTAGTGCATATATGCAATCACGTGTTGATGCTGATGAGATTATTCAGAG TCAGAAAGCAACTATATCTGAAATTGAGGCTCGTTTAGATGAAGAAAGAAATCAGAGAAGGGGGGAGCGACAAAAGGCGGCAGCAGATCTGAACTCTGCACTGAAGAAAGCTCAACTCGAGGCCCAAGAGGAAATTAAGCGGCAGTCAGAGATTCATTTAAGACAACATAAAGAACAGCAAGAAGTTATCAATAAGCTGGAG GAGTCTGAGAAAGAAAGTCGGTTGCTTGTAGAAACATTAAGATCAAAGCTG GAAGATGCTAGGGAGAGCCTAGTTACGTCTGAAAAGAAAGTTAGACAACTAGAAATTCAGGTGAAGGATGAACAAGTCGCATTAATAAATAGCCGGAAG AAATCAGAAGCGCTAGAGTCTGAGTTGGAGAAACTGAGAAAGGAACTAGAAAGTGAAAAG GTGGCCAGGGAAGAAGCATGGGCTAAAGTTTCAGCTCTTGAACTTGAGATAGCTGCTGCAATTCGTGATCTTTCAATTGAAAAGCAGAGGTTCCAAGGAGCCAGGGAAAGAATAATTCTGCG GGAGACCCAGCTGCGAGCATTCTACTCCACAACCGAAGAAATCTCTTCATTGTTTGCAAAACAGCAGGAGCAACTCAAGGCAATGCAGAGAACTCTGGAGGATGAGGAACACTATGAGAATGCATCGATTGACATGTATCTAAAAGAAGTATCAACTGGAAATAACAATGCTGGTGGAAGATATGAGTGTAACAATTCAAGAGCTTCTGGTGCTTTTACTCCAAAGAATTCCCAAGCCATGAGTGGTAGCTCTGCTGATGAAGAAGTCAGCGCCACGGAGAAGCATGAGTGCAGCCTCGGAAGCCAAGGTGGCAACACCCAAGACTTGGAATGCAATAGTGCTGATAGGTCAGTTAAGGGGTTTGGATCAGATATTGATGGTGTTGGCACAGCTGTGGATCCTGAGGGTGATCCTACTGACACCGAACAAGTTCTGGGAACAGAGAGCCAAGCTGGCGATCCTGCTTTGCATAAATGCAGCAACCTGGGAGGAGAGACCATGCAGATTGATGATGATCCCCAAGTCCAAGAAAAGGTGGAACCTAATGGCAACCACACTGGTAGACCTGATGGTTGCTCACAGCAAGGACTACAGGATACTGAAACTGGGACAATAAGAACTGCTGATCTTTTAGCATCAGAAGCTGCTGGGAGCTGGGCTGTCAGCACCGCCCCTTCGGTCAACGGAGAAAATGAATCTCCAAGGAGCATGGGGAATGCTGATGCTGCTGGTGAGGACATAGCTGCTGTCGCCACTTTGCCACTCTGCTCTGATGGCTTTGCCGTGGGAAGTCAAAGTAATGTTGGTCCGGGCATAACTAAGCTGAGCAAAGAATACGAGGCACCTAATGCCATGATCCATAAAGCTCCACTTACCCGACTCGACGTTAGGCGGCTGTTTGAATGTCGTCCAGACCTGTCTGATGCAGAAACTGAGGGTAGCAACAACAGTGATGCCGATCATGACAATGGCCATAGCATCCATGACGTGGATAGCGATACTGATGGGACCGGAGATGATGAGAGGATTGATGACTCGGTTGGTTGA
- the LOC103984883 gene encoding heavy metal-associated isoprenylated plant protein 39-like: MKKIVVKVDVQDDKEKQKAMNAVSALQGIDSIAMDMKERKMTVIGAVDPINVVEKLRKCWPTAIVSVGPKEEPKKEEAKKDEGDKKKECDKMIKELVDAYKAYNPCMTTRYCVQSVEENPNACVIL, from the exons ATGAAG AAAATTGTGGTGAAGGTGGACGTACAGGACGACAAGGAGAAGCAGAAGGCCATGAATGCCGTCTCGGCGCTGCAAG GGATCGACTCCATCGCGATGGAcatgaaggagaggaagatgacggTGATCGGCGCCGTCGATCCCATCAACGTCGTAGAGAAACTGAGGAAATGCTGGCCCACCGCGATCGTCTCGGTCGGGCCCAAGGAAGAGCCGAAGAAGGAAGAGGCCAAGAAGGACGAGggggacaagaagaaagagtgtgaCAAGATGATCAAGGAGCTCGTCGACGCCTACAAGGCGTACAACCCTTGCATGACCACCCGATACTGCGTGCAGAGCGTCGAGGAGAACCCCAACGCCTGCGTCATCCTGTGA
- the LOC135673714 gene encoding uncharacterized protein LOC135673714 isoform X3: protein MAVESHGEAAAKADASAASSPSVPKPVVTPEDEIRAVARKFSDQPVQNPDPGVWAVLTAISKNARQRPQGMNILLSGDEHCLGRCVEDTRFQISVIAVSANHCKIFRDRVAAADAKLDPTALVPVFLKDTSTNGTFLNWTKLRKQSPQARLQHGDIISFIAPPQNEEYDTDSKRLKGIGIGAPDGPISLDDVRSLQRSNTELRQQLESHVLTIEMLRGESRSLMARHENELKELKEMVSNSFLDQIKELQSVLDEKQKEIGSLNALSAELRSSVKDLNERLSAYMQSRVDADEIIQSQKATISEIEARLDEERNQRRGERQKAAADLNSALKKAQLEAQEEIKRQSEIHLRQHKEQQEVINKLEESEKESRLLVETLRSKLEDARESLVTSEKKVRQLEIQVKDEQVALINSRKKSEALESELEKLRKELESEKQVAREEAWAKVSALELEIAAAIRDLSIEKQRFQGARERIILRETQLRAFYSTTEEISSLFAKQQEQLKAMQRTLEDEEHYENASIDMYLKEVSTGNNNAGGRYECNNSRASGAFTPKNSQAMSGSSADEEVSATEKHECSLGSQGGNTQDLECNSADRSVKGFGSDIDGVGTAVDPEGDPTDTEQVLGTESQAGDPALHKCSNLGGETMQIDDDPQVQEKVEPNGNHTGRPDGCSQQGLQDTETGTIRTADLLASEAAGSWAVSTAPSVNGENESPRSMGNADAAGEDIAAVATLPLCSDGFAVGSQSNVGPGITKLSKEYEAPNAMIHKAPLTRLDVRRLFECRPDLSDAETEGSNNSDADHDNGHSIHDVDSDTDGTGDDERIDDSVG from the exons GGAATGAATATTCTTTTGAGTGGGGATGAGCACTGCTTGGGCCGATGCGTAGAGGATACACGCTTCCAAATTAGTGTGATTGCCGTCAGTGCAAATCATTGCAAAATATTTAGGGACAGAGTAGCAGCTGCAGATGCCAAGCTTGATCCTACTGCCTTGGTGCCAGTTTTCTTGAAGGACACCAG TACGAATGGGACATTTCTCAACTGGACAAAGCTAAGAAAACAGTCTCCTCAAGCTAGACTTCAGCACGGGGATATAATATCATTCATTGCTCCTCCTCAAAATG AGGAGTATGATACTGATAGCAAGAGGCTTAAAGGTATTGGCATTGGTGCTCCTGATGGTCCTATTTCACTTGATGATGTCCGCAGCCTTCAGAGATCCAACACG GAGCTTAGGCAGCAATTGGAGTCACATGTTCTCACTATTGAAATGTTGCGTGGTGAAAGCCGGTCACTGATGGCTCGTCATGAAAAT GAGCTCAAAGAGCTGAAGGAAATGGTGTCAAATTCTTTCCTTGACCAAATTAAGGAGCTACAGAGTGTGTTAGATGAGAAGCAGAAAGAAATAGGTTCTCTTAATGCATTATCTGCTGAATTACGAAGCTCAGTGAAGGATCTTAACGAAAGACTTAGTGCATATATGCAATCACGTGTTGATGCTGATGAGATTATTCAGAG TCAGAAAGCAACTATATCTGAAATTGAGGCTCGTTTAGATGAAGAAAGAAATCAGAGAAGGGGGGAGCGACAAAAGGCGGCAGCAGATCTGAACTCTGCACTGAAGAAAGCTCAACTCGAGGCCCAAGAGGAAATTAAGCGGCAGTCAGAGATTCATTTAAGACAACATAAAGAACAGCAAGAAGTTATCAATAAGCTGGAG GAGTCTGAGAAAGAAAGTCGGTTGCTTGTAGAAACATTAAGATCAAAGCTG GAAGATGCTAGGGAGAGCCTAGTTACGTCTGAAAAGAAAGTTAGACAACTAGAAATTCAGGTGAAGGATGAACAAGTCGCATTAATAAATAGCCGGAAG AAATCAGAAGCGCTAGAGTCTGAGTTGGAGAAACTGAGAAAGGAACTAGAAAGTGAAAAG CAGGTGGCCAGGGAAGAAGCATGGGCTAAAGTTTCAGCTCTTGAACTTGAGATAGCTGCTGCAATTCGTGATCTTTCAATTGAAAAGCAGAGGTTCCAAGGAGCCAGGGAAAGAATAATTCTGCG GGAGACCCAGCTGCGAGCATTCTACTCCACAACCGAAGAAATCTCTTCATTGTTTGCAAAACAGCAGGAGCAACTCAAGGCAATGCAGAGAACTCTGGAGGATGAGGAACACTATGAGAATGCATCGATTGACATGTATCTAAAAGAAGTATCAACTGGAAATAACAATGCTGGTGGAAGATATGAGTGTAACAATTCAAGAGCTTCTGGTGCTTTTACTCCAAAGAATTCCCAAGCCATGAGTGGTAGCTCTGCTGATGAAGAAGTCAGCGCCACGGAGAAGCATGAGTGCAGCCTCGGAAGCCAAGGTGGCAACACCCAAGACTTGGAATGCAATAGTGCTGATAGGTCAGTTAAGGGGTTTGGATCAGATATTGATGGTGTTGGCACAGCTGTGGATCCTGAGGGTGATCCTACTGACACCGAACAAGTTCTGGGAACAGAGAGCCAAGCTGGCGATCCTGCTTTGCATAAATGCAGCAACCTGGGAGGAGAGACCATGCAGATTGATGATGATCCCCAAGTCCAAGAAAAGGTGGAACCTAATGGCAACCACACTGGTAGACCTGATGGTTGCTCACAGCAAGGACTACAGGATACTGAAACTGGGACAATAAGAACTGCTGATCTTTTAGCATCAGAAGCTGCTGGGAGCTGGGCTGTCAGCACCGCCCCTTCGGTCAACGGAGAAAATGAATCTCCAAGGAGCATGGGGAATGCTGATGCTGCTGGTGAGGACATAGCTGCTGTCGCCACTTTGCCACTCTGCTCTGATGGCTTTGCCGTGGGAAGTCAAAGTAATGTTGGTCCGGGCATAACTAAGCTGAGCAAAGAATACGAGGCACCTAATGCCATGATCCATAAAGCTCCACTTACCCGACTCGACGTTAGGCGGCTGTTTGAATGTCGTCCAGACCTGTCTGATGCAGAAACTGAGGGTAGCAACAACAGTGATGCCGATCATGACAATGGCCATAGCATCCATGACGTGGATAGCGATACTGATGGGACCGGAGATGATGAGAGGATTGATGACTCGGTTGGTTGA
- the LOC135673714 gene encoding uncharacterized protein LOC135673714 isoform X1 has protein sequence MAVESHGEAAAKADASAASSPSVPKPVVTPEDEIRAVARKFSDQPVQNPDPGVWAVLTAISKNARQRPQGMNILLSGDEHCLGRCVEDTRFQISVIAVSANHCKIFRDRVAAADAKLDPTALVPVFLKDTSTNGTFLNWTKLRKQSPQARLQHGDIISFIAPPQNDNSYAFVYREVHRSSSLANGSALKRKSEEYDTDSKRLKGIGIGAPDGPISLDDVRSLQRSNTELRQQLESHVLTIEMLRGESRSLMARHENELKELKEMVSNSFLDQIKELQSVLDEKQKEIGSLNALSAELRSSVKDLNERLSAYMQSRVDADEIIQSQKATISEIEARLDEERNQRRGERQKAAADLNSALKKAQLEAQEEIKRQSEIHLRQHKEQQEVINKLEESEKESRLLVETLRSKLEDARESLVTSEKKVRQLEIQVKDEQVALINSRKKSEALESELEKLRKELESEKQVAREEAWAKVSALELEIAAAIRDLSIEKQRFQGARERIILRETQLRAFYSTTEEISSLFAKQQEQLKAMQRTLEDEEHYENASIDMYLKEVSTGNNNAGGRYECNNSRASGAFTPKNSQAMSGSSADEEVSATEKHECSLGSQGGNTQDLECNSADRSVKGFGSDIDGVGTAVDPEGDPTDTEQVLGTESQAGDPALHKCSNLGGETMQIDDDPQVQEKVEPNGNHTGRPDGCSQQGLQDTETGTIRTADLLASEAAGSWAVSTAPSVNGENESPRSMGNADAAGEDIAAVATLPLCSDGFAVGSQSNVGPGITKLSKEYEAPNAMIHKAPLTRLDVRRLFECRPDLSDAETEGSNNSDADHDNGHSIHDVDSDTDGTGDDERIDDSVG, from the exons GGAATGAATATTCTTTTGAGTGGGGATGAGCACTGCTTGGGCCGATGCGTAGAGGATACACGCTTCCAAATTAGTGTGATTGCCGTCAGTGCAAATCATTGCAAAATATTTAGGGACAGAGTAGCAGCTGCAGATGCCAAGCTTGATCCTACTGCCTTGGTGCCAGTTTTCTTGAAGGACACCAG TACGAATGGGACATTTCTCAACTGGACAAAGCTAAGAAAACAGTCTCCTCAAGCTAGACTTCAGCACGGGGATATAATATCATTCATTGCTCCTCCTCAAAATG ATAATTCCTATGCATTTGTATACAGAGAAGTGCATAGATCTTCATCTTTAGCAAATGGTTCGGCATTGAAAAGAAAATCAG AGGAGTATGATACTGATAGCAAGAGGCTTAAAGGTATTGGCATTGGTGCTCCTGATGGTCCTATTTCACTTGATGATGTCCGCAGCCTTCAGAGATCCAACACG GAGCTTAGGCAGCAATTGGAGTCACATGTTCTCACTATTGAAATGTTGCGTGGTGAAAGCCGGTCACTGATGGCTCGTCATGAAAAT GAGCTCAAAGAGCTGAAGGAAATGGTGTCAAATTCTTTCCTTGACCAAATTAAGGAGCTACAGAGTGTGTTAGATGAGAAGCAGAAAGAAATAGGTTCTCTTAATGCATTATCTGCTGAATTACGAAGCTCAGTGAAGGATCTTAACGAAAGACTTAGTGCATATATGCAATCACGTGTTGATGCTGATGAGATTATTCAGAG TCAGAAAGCAACTATATCTGAAATTGAGGCTCGTTTAGATGAAGAAAGAAATCAGAGAAGGGGGGAGCGACAAAAGGCGGCAGCAGATCTGAACTCTGCACTGAAGAAAGCTCAACTCGAGGCCCAAGAGGAAATTAAGCGGCAGTCAGAGATTCATTTAAGACAACATAAAGAACAGCAAGAAGTTATCAATAAGCTGGAG GAGTCTGAGAAAGAAAGTCGGTTGCTTGTAGAAACATTAAGATCAAAGCTG GAAGATGCTAGGGAGAGCCTAGTTACGTCTGAAAAGAAAGTTAGACAACTAGAAATTCAGGTGAAGGATGAACAAGTCGCATTAATAAATAGCCGGAAG AAATCAGAAGCGCTAGAGTCTGAGTTGGAGAAACTGAGAAAGGAACTAGAAAGTGAAAAG CAGGTGGCCAGGGAAGAAGCATGGGCTAAAGTTTCAGCTCTTGAACTTGAGATAGCTGCTGCAATTCGTGATCTTTCAATTGAAAAGCAGAGGTTCCAAGGAGCCAGGGAAAGAATAATTCTGCG GGAGACCCAGCTGCGAGCATTCTACTCCACAACCGAAGAAATCTCTTCATTGTTTGCAAAACAGCAGGAGCAACTCAAGGCAATGCAGAGAACTCTGGAGGATGAGGAACACTATGAGAATGCATCGATTGACATGTATCTAAAAGAAGTATCAACTGGAAATAACAATGCTGGTGGAAGATATGAGTGTAACAATTCAAGAGCTTCTGGTGCTTTTACTCCAAAGAATTCCCAAGCCATGAGTGGTAGCTCTGCTGATGAAGAAGTCAGCGCCACGGAGAAGCATGAGTGCAGCCTCGGAAGCCAAGGTGGCAACACCCAAGACTTGGAATGCAATAGTGCTGATAGGTCAGTTAAGGGGTTTGGATCAGATATTGATGGTGTTGGCACAGCTGTGGATCCTGAGGGTGATCCTACTGACACCGAACAAGTTCTGGGAACAGAGAGCCAAGCTGGCGATCCTGCTTTGCATAAATGCAGCAACCTGGGAGGAGAGACCATGCAGATTGATGATGATCCCCAAGTCCAAGAAAAGGTGGAACCTAATGGCAACCACACTGGTAGACCTGATGGTTGCTCACAGCAAGGACTACAGGATACTGAAACTGGGACAATAAGAACTGCTGATCTTTTAGCATCAGAAGCTGCTGGGAGCTGGGCTGTCAGCACCGCCCCTTCGGTCAACGGAGAAAATGAATCTCCAAGGAGCATGGGGAATGCTGATGCTGCTGGTGAGGACATAGCTGCTGTCGCCACTTTGCCACTCTGCTCTGATGGCTTTGCCGTGGGAAGTCAAAGTAATGTTGGTCCGGGCATAACTAAGCTGAGCAAAGAATACGAGGCACCTAATGCCATGATCCATAAAGCTCCACTTACCCGACTCGACGTTAGGCGGCTGTTTGAATGTCGTCCAGACCTGTCTGATGCAGAAACTGAGGGTAGCAACAACAGTGATGCCGATCATGACAATGGCCATAGCATCCATGACGTGGATAGCGATACTGATGGGACCGGAGATGATGAGAGGATTGATGACTCGGTTGGTTGA